Proteins found in one Bacillus subtilis subsp. subtilis str. 168 genomic segment:
- the araN gene encoding sugar-binding lipoprotein (Evidence 2a: Function from experimental evidences in other organisms; PubMedId: 9084180, 10417639, 11418559, 14973026, 15849754, 16850406, 22720735; Product type lp: lipoprotein): MKKMTVCFLVLMMLLTLVIAGCSAEKSSGKSGETELTFWTFNGLHEQFYVEMVKEWNKKYPDRKIKLNTVVYPYGQMHDNLSISLIAGEGVPDIADVELARFSNFLKGSDIPLADLTPLIEKDRDKFVEARLTLYSKNGKLYGLDTHVGTTVMFYNMDVMKKAGVNPDDIKTWDDYHKAGQKVRKVTGKPMGTVETNDSATFLSMISQQNSGYFDKNGKLILNNDTNVKTLQYLKDMINDKTMIPAPGGGHHSEEYYGFMNQGGAASVLMPIWYMGRFIDYMPDLKGKIAIRPLPAWKEGGDRSAGLGGTATVVPKQSKHVELAKEFLAFAKGSEEGNKKLWSVLGFDPLRWDVWSSKELKEKNKYTDYFQNGTGIFSVLLDIKDEINPIYLHEDFAKASDLVNRSVLFDALKSQQKTPKQALDRAAGELKQK, translated from the coding sequence ATGAAAAAAATGACTGTCTGTTTTCTTGTGCTCATGATGTTGCTGACATTAGTCATTGCCGGGTGTTCAGCAGAAAAATCATCCGGCAAATCGGGTGAAACTGAGCTGACCTTTTGGACATTTAACGGGCTTCATGAGCAGTTCTATGTGGAAATGGTGAAGGAATGGAACAAAAAATATCCTGACCGCAAAATTAAGCTGAATACGGTCGTTTATCCATATGGACAAATGCACGATAACTTATCTATCTCCCTAATAGCGGGAGAAGGCGTTCCTGATATTGCAGATGTCGAATTGGCCCGTTTTTCAAACTTTTTGAAGGGCTCTGACATACCGCTTGCCGACTTGACTCCGCTGATTGAAAAGGATCGCGATAAATTCGTTGAGGCGCGGCTGACATTGTACAGCAAAAACGGAAAGCTTTACGGACTCGATACACATGTAGGGACAACGGTCATGTTTTATAACATGGATGTGATGAAAAAAGCCGGCGTCAATCCTGACGATATTAAAACATGGGATGATTACCATAAAGCCGGACAGAAAGTGCGCAAAGTGACCGGGAAGCCGATGGGAACGGTGGAAACAAATGATTCCGCAACGTTCTTATCTATGATTTCACAGCAAAACTCAGGCTATTTTGATAAAAACGGCAAGCTGATCCTCAATAATGACACCAACGTAAAAACACTTCAATATTTAAAAGACATGATCAATGATAAAACGATGATTCCTGCGCCGGGCGGCGGGCATCACAGTGAAGAATACTACGGCTTTATGAACCAAGGAGGAGCTGCTTCAGTTCTCATGCCGATTTGGTATATGGGAAGATTTATCGATTATATGCCTGATCTGAAAGGGAAGATTGCCATCAGACCGCTCCCGGCATGGAAAGAGGGGGGCGACCGCTCGGCAGGTTTGGGCGGTACGGCAACTGTTGTACCGAAGCAATCCAAGCATGTTGAGTTAGCAAAAGAGTTTTTGGCCTTTGCGAAGGGCTCTGAAGAAGGAAATAAAAAACTCTGGAGCGTACTCGGCTTTGACCCGCTTCGCTGGGATGTTTGGAGCTCCAAGGAATTGAAAGAGAAAAACAAATACACGGATTACTTCCAAAACGGAACAGGCATTTTTTCTGTGCTGCTCGATATCAAGGATGAAATCAATCCAATTTATTTACATGAGGATTTTGCCAAGGCTTCAGACCTTGTCAACAGAAGCGTATTGTTCGACGCGCTTAAATCTCAGCAAAAAACGCCTAAACAAGCCTTGGACAGAGCGGCAGGTGAACTGAAACAGAAATAG
- the egsA gene encoding sn-glycerol-1-phosphate dehydrogenase [NAD+] (catabolic) (Evidence 1a: Function from experimental evidences in the studied strain; PubMedId: 9084180, 9973362, 10417639, 11418559, 14973026, 18558723, 22720735, 27774041; Product type e: enzyme), giving the protein MNRIAADVQRAFENAGEKTLPIKVEEIVLGKQAADSLLDYVKRKNNQHIVLVCDANTHRIAGIDLENRLNQEGFQAECLIIPENEAGDVTADERSLIHVLIHTKQPTDVMIAVGSGTIHDIVRFAAFQRDLPFISYPTAPSVDGFTSAGAPIILYGTKTTIQTKAPSALFADLDLLKAAPQSMVAAGFGDMLGKITSLADWEISRHLAGEPYSPAGAKIVQEALAACIEHTEDIAMKTETGIRVLMESLLVSGLVMLALDHSRPASGGEHHISHWIEMELMEKKRPQILHGAKVGCAAVLLTDTYRKLAQDDGLNEFSPSRREAIQSAYQTLPRGEVLADWLRSAGGPAYFDEIGVGQDSVKNAFRHAHTLRDRCTGLRIINENKTLINHGLYE; this is encoded by the coding sequence ATGAATCGTATCGCAGCTGACGTTCAGCGTGCTTTTGAAAACGCCGGAGAAAAGACGTTGCCTATAAAAGTTGAAGAAATTGTTCTCGGTAAGCAAGCAGCTGATTCGCTTTTGGATTATGTAAAACGAAAAAACAATCAACATATTGTCCTTGTCTGCGACGCGAATACACACCGCATTGCAGGAATTGATTTAGAAAACCGACTGAATCAAGAAGGATTTCAGGCCGAGTGCCTGATCATTCCAGAAAATGAAGCCGGAGATGTGACAGCTGATGAACGATCGCTCATTCATGTGCTGATCCATACGAAACAACCAACGGATGTCATGATCGCAGTCGGTTCGGGCACGATTCATGATATCGTCCGCTTTGCGGCGTTTCAAAGAGATTTGCCGTTTATTTCTTATCCGACTGCTCCATCTGTAGACGGTTTTACATCAGCCGGTGCGCCGATTATTTTATACGGCACGAAAACAACCATTCAAACGAAGGCCCCATCTGCGCTGTTCGCTGATCTGGATCTATTAAAAGCGGCACCGCAGTCAATGGTGGCGGCTGGCTTTGGTGACATGCTCGGTAAAATCACGTCTTTAGCAGATTGGGAAATATCCCGGCATCTTGCCGGTGAGCCTTATTCGCCTGCAGGAGCTAAGATCGTTCAGGAGGCGCTTGCTGCCTGCATTGAACACACAGAAGACATTGCGATGAAAACGGAAACTGGCATACGGGTTTTGATGGAGTCTTTACTTGTATCGGGGCTTGTCATGCTGGCATTAGATCATTCCCGACCGGCATCAGGCGGCGAGCATCATATTTCACATTGGATTGAAATGGAGTTAATGGAGAAAAAACGGCCTCAGATTCTTCATGGGGCAAAGGTGGGCTGTGCCGCTGTTTTATTAACTGACACATACAGAAAGCTCGCTCAGGATGACGGGCTGAACGAATTTTCACCAAGCCGCCGGGAAGCCATCCAATCGGCTTATCAAACACTCCCGAGAGGAGAAGTGCTGGCTGATTGGCTGAGATCAGCCGGAGGCCCTGCGTATTTTGACGAAATCGGTGTCGGGCAGGATTCCGTCAAAAATGCCTTCAGACACGCGCACACCTTAAGAGACCGATGCACCGGATTAAGAATCATCAATGAAAACAAAACGCTGATCAACCATGGTCTATATGAATAG
- the araL gene encoding glycolytic and pentose phosphate intermediates phosphatase (Evidence 1a: Function from experimental evidences in the studied strain; PubMedId: 10417639, 11418559, 14973026, 21575135, 22720735, 25848029; Product type e : enzyme), whose amino-acid sequence MRIMASHDTPVSPAGILIDLDGTVFRGNELIEGAREAIKTLRRMGKKIVFLSNRGNISRAMCRKKLLGAGIETDVNDIVLSSSVTAAFLKKHYRFSKVWVLGEQGLVDELRLAGVQNASEPKEADWLVISLHETLTYDDLNQAFQAAAGGARIIATNKDRSFPNEDGNAIDVAGMIGAIETSAQAKTELVVGKPSWLMAEAACTAMGLSAHECMIIGDSIESDIAMGKLYGMKSALVLTGSAKQGEQRLYTPDYVLDSIKDVTKLAEEGILI is encoded by the coding sequence ATGCGTATTATGGCCAGTCATGATACGCCTGTGTCACCGGCTGGCATTCTGATTGACTTGGACGGTACTGTATTCAGAGGAAATGAGTTGATCGAAGGAGCAAGAGAAGCGATCAAAACGCTTAGGAGAATGGGAAAGAAAATCGTCTTTTTAAGCAACCGGGGGAATATCTCCCGTGCCATGTGCAGAAAAAAACTTCTTGGCGCGGGGATTGAAACGGACGTAAACGACATTGTTCTGTCATCAAGCGTGACAGCGGCTTTTCTGAAAAAACATTATCGTTTTTCAAAGGTATGGGTGCTTGGGGAGCAAGGCTTGGTTGACGAGCTGAGGCTGGCCGGTGTGCAGAACGCGAGCGAACCGAAGGAAGCGGATTGGCTCGTGATCTCCCTTCATGAAACGCTCACGTACGACGATTTAAATCAAGCCTTTCAAGCGGCTGCCGGCGGCGCTCGTATTATCGCTACAAACAAAGACCGCTCTTTTCCGAACGAAGACGGAAATGCCATTGATGTGGCCGGAATGATCGGGGCAATTGAGACTTCTGCACAAGCGAAGACTGAACTTGTTGTCGGAAAACCGTCATGGCTGATGGCGGAGGCTGCCTGTACAGCAATGGGGCTGTCCGCACATGAATGCATGATTATAGGAGACAGCATTGAATCTGACATTGCGATGGGGAAGCTTTATGGCATGAAAAGCGCCTTAGTGCTAACTGGTTCTGCGAAACAGGGTGAACAGCGTTTGTACACGCCGGATTATGTGCTGGATTCTATTAAGGATGTAACCAAATTGGCTGAGGAGGGGATTCTGATATGA
- the araD gene encoding L-ribulose-5-phosphate 4-epimerase (Evidence 2a: Function from experimental evidences in other organisms; PubMedId: 10417639, 11418559, 11732895, 14973026, 22720735; Product type e: enzyme), with amino-acid sequence MLETLKKEVLAANLKLQEHQLVTFTWGNVSGIDREKERIVIKPSGVEYSDLTADDLVVLNLDGEVVEGSLKPSSDTPTHVYLYKAFPNIGGIVHTHSQWATSWAQSGRDIPPLGTTHADYFDSAIPCTREMYDEEIIHDYELNTGKVIAETFQHHNYEQVPGVLVNNHGPFCWGTDALNAIHNAVVLETVAEMAYHSIMLNKDVTPINTVLHEKHFYRKHGANAYYGQS; translated from the coding sequence ATGCTTGAAACATTAAAAAAAGAAGTGCTGGCTGCCAACCTGAAGCTTCAAGAGCATCAGCTGGTAACCTTTACGTGGGGAAATGTCAGCGGCATTGACCGTGAAAAAGAAAGAATTGTCATCAAACCTAGCGGAGTCGAATACAGCGACCTGACAGCCGATGACTTGGTTGTTTTGAACCTTGATGGAGAGGTCGTCGAAGGCTCGCTTAAACCTTCTTCAGATACACCTACCCATGTTTATCTATATAAAGCCTTTCCGAATATCGGGGGAATTGTCCATACCCATTCTCAATGGGCGACAAGCTGGGCGCAATCGGGCAGAGACATCCCTCCGTTAGGCACGACCCATGCTGATTATTTTGACAGTGCGATTCCATGTACTCGAGAAATGTACGATGAAGAAATCATTCATGACTACGAACTGAATACAGGAAAAGTCATAGCGGAAACCTTTCAGCATCATAATTACGAACAGGTGCCGGGTGTGCTCGTGAATAATCACGGACCGTTCTGCTGGGGCACTGACGCCTTAAATGCCATTCATAACGCAGTTGTATTAGAAACGGTTGCCGAAATGGCCTATCACTCCATTATGCTGAACAAGGATGTAACCCCAATCAATACAGTCCTGCATGAAAAGCATTTTTATCGAAAACACGGAGCAAATGCGTATTATGGCCAGTCATGA
- the araB gene encoding L-ribulokinase (Evidence 2a: Function from experimental evidences in other organisms; PubMedId: 173711, 4910050, 10417639, 11418559, 14973026, 22720735; Product type e: enzyme), protein MAYTIGVDFGTLSGRAVLVHVQTGEELAAAVKEYRHAVIDTVLPKTGQKLPRDWALQHPADYLEVLETTIPSLLEQTGVDPKDIIGIGIDFTACTILPIDSSGQPLCMLPEYEEEPHSYVKLWKHHAAQKHADRLNQIAEEEGEAFLQRYGGKISSEWMIPKVMQIAEEAPHIYEAADRIIEAADWIVYQLCGSLKRSNCTAGYKAMWSEKAGYPSDDFFEKLNPSMKTITKDKLSGSIHSVGEKAGSLTEKMAKLTGLLPGTAVAVANVDAHVSVPAVGITEPGKMLMIMGTSTCHVLLGEEVHIVPGMCGVVDNGILPGYAGYEAGQSCVGDHFDWFVKTCVPPAYQEEAKEKNIGVHELLSEKANHQAPGESGLLALDWWNGNRSTLVDADLTGMLLGMTLLTKPEEIYRALVEATAYGTRMIIETFKESGVPIEELFAAGGIAEKNPFVMQIYADVTNMDIKISGSPQAPALGSAIFGALAAGKEKGGYDDIKKAAANMGKLKDITYTPNAENAAVYEKLYAEYKELVHYFGKENHVMKRLKTIKNLQFSSAAKKN, encoded by the coding sequence ATGGCTTACACAATAGGGGTTGATTTTGGAACTTTATCAGGAAGAGCAGTGCTCGTTCATGTCCAAACAGGGGAGGAACTTGCGGCTGCTGTAAAAGAATACAGGCATGCTGTCATTGATACCGTCCTTCCAAAAACGGGTCAAAAGCTGCCGCGTGACTGGGCGCTGCAGCACCCTGCTGATTACCTCGAAGTCTTGGAAACAACCATTCCGTCTTTACTCGAACAGACGGGCGTTGACCCGAAAGACATTATCGGGATTGGAATTGATTTCACGGCATGTACGATCCTTCCTATTGACAGCAGCGGGCAGCCGTTATGCATGCTGCCTGAATATGAAGAGGAGCCGCACAGCTATGTGAAGCTCTGGAAGCATCATGCGGCCCAAAAACATGCTGATCGGCTCAATCAAATCGCGGAAGAAGAAGGAGAGGCTTTTTTACAGCGGTACGGAGGAAAAATTTCATCAGAATGGATGATTCCAAAGGTCATGCAAATTGCCGAGGAAGCGCCTCACATTTATGAAGCGGCTGACCGGATCATCGAGGCTGCGGACTGGATCGTGTACCAGCTGTGCGGCTCGCTCAAGCGAAGCAATTGTACCGCAGGGTATAAAGCGATGTGGAGTGAAAAAGCGGGGTATCCGTCAGATGATTTCTTTGAGAAATTAAATCCTTCAATGAAAACGATTACAAAGGACAAATTGTCAGGTTCTATTCATTCAGTAGGAGAAAAAGCCGGCAGTCTGACTGAAAAAATGGCAAAGCTGACAGGGCTTCTCCCGGGAACGGCTGTTGCGGTTGCCAATGTGGACGCTCATGTTTCGGTACCGGCGGTCGGCATTACAGAGCCAGGGAAAATGCTGATGATTATGGGAACCTCGACGTGCCATGTTCTACTTGGTGAAGAGGTGCATATCGTTCCAGGAATGTGCGGCGTTGTGGACAACGGAATTCTCCCGGGCTATGCGGGATATGAAGCCGGGCAGTCCTGTGTCGGCGATCATTTTGACTGGTTTGTGAAAACATGTGTCCCGCCAGCTTATCAAGAGGAAGCAAAGGAAAAAAACATTGGCGTTCATGAGCTGCTGAGTGAGAAAGCAAACCATCAAGCGCCTGGTGAAAGCGGCTTGCTTGCTTTAGATTGGTGGAATGGAAACCGTTCAACTCTTGTTGATGCAGATTTAACAGGGATGCTGCTTGGCATGACACTGCTGACGAAGCCTGAAGAGATTTATAGAGCGTTAGTTGAAGCGACAGCTTACGGAACCCGGATGATTATCGAAACATTCAAAGAAAGCGGTGTTCCGATTGAGGAACTGTTCGCAGCCGGCGGAATAGCTGAGAAAAACCCGTTTGTCATGCAGATTTATGCGGATGTGACAAACATGGACATTAAAATCTCTGGTTCACCGCAAGCCCCAGCCTTAGGATCTGCCATTTTCGGCGCGCTTGCAGCAGGCAAAGAAAAAGGCGGCTACGATGATATCAAAAAGGCAGCGGCGAACATGGGAAAACTGAAAGATATAACTTATACGCCAAATGCCGAAAACGCCGCGGTTTATGAAAAATTGTACGCTGAATATAAAGAGCTGGTTCATTATTTCGGAAAAGAAAACCATGTCATGAAGCGTCTGAAAACGATCAAAAATCTTCAATTTTCATCTGCCGCCAAAAAGAATTGA